A region of Panicum virgatum strain AP13 chromosome 8N, P.virgatum_v5, whole genome shotgun sequence DNA encodes the following proteins:
- the LOC120685944 gene encoding O-methyltransferase ZRP4-like, translated as MALASQALLEAQLDLWQNTFAYVKSMALKSAIDLCIPETIQHHGGSATLSQIATRAMLPPAKIPCLSRLMRVLTATGVFNAQKTRSGISSCEQLLYSLTPMSRLLVGSRNQVPIITASLQSTVVSSLFELGGWLRHELPEPCMFQLRNDHTIWELTDTDPASNALFNNAMDSDTKFIKDIVVNEFGEVFHGVDSMIDVAGGHGAAAHAIVKAFPHLKCGVLDLGHVVADAPNDNNVHYIAGNMFETVPPASMIFLKSVLHDWSDQECVKILKNCKEAIPPRDGGKVVIIDIVIGAGQSDKQREMQVVFDLFIMSINGIERDENQWKKIFFEAEFHDYKITPVLGFRSVIELYP; from the exons ATGGCGCTCGCAAGCCAGGCCTTGCTTGAGGCGCAGCTTGACCTCTGGCAAAACACATTTGCCTATGTCAAGTCCATGGCCCTCAAATCTGCCATAGATCTCTGCATCCCCGAGACCATCCAACACCATGGAGGCAGCGCCACCCTCTCCCAAATAGCCACCAGAGCTATGCTCCCTCCGGCCAAGATCCCCTGCTTGAGCCGCCTCATGCGCGTGCTCACGGCCACTGGTGTCTTCAATGCCCAAAAGACACGATCGGGCATTAGCAGCTGCGAGCAGCTCCTGTACTCGCTCACACCGATGTCCCGCCTCCTTGTCGGCTCACGGAACCAGGTCCCCATCATCACCGCATCACTCCAATCAACCGTCGTCTCCTCCTTGTTTGAGCTTGGTGGGTGGCTCCGGCACGAGCTGCCCGAACCATGCATGTTCCAGCTGAGGAACGATCACACAATTTGGGAGCTAACCGACACTGACCCAGCGTCCAACGCGCTCTTCAACAACGCGATGGACTCAGACACCAAATTCATCAAGGACATTGTTGTCAATGAATTCGGGGAGGTATTCCACGGGGTAGACTCAATGATCGACGTCGCTGGGGGACATGGCGCTGCGGCACATGCCATCGTGAAGGCATTCCCGCATCTGAAATGCGGTGTGCTAGACCTTGGCCATGTTGTTGCAGATGCTCCCAACGACAACAACGTGCACTATATCGCTGGCAACATGTTTGAGACTGTGCCACCAGCGAGCATGATATTTCTCAAG TCGGTCTTGCATGACTGGAGCGACCAAGAATGTGTCAAGATATTGAAGAACTGCAAAGAGGCTATTCCTCCAAGAGACGGAGGAAAGGTGGTAATCATAGATATTGTGATTGGCGCTGGGCAATCTGACAAGCAGAGAGAGATGCAGGTCGTCTTTGATCTATTCATCATGTCTATCAACGGCATTGAGAGAGATGAGAACCAGTGGAAAAAGATCTTCTTCGAAGCAGAATTCCACGACTACAAGATAACACCAGTTCTGGGCTTTCGGTCAGTCATCGAGCTCTACCCATGA